The Stigmatopora nigra isolate UIUO_SnigA chromosome 23, RoL_Snig_1.1, whole genome shotgun sequence genome includes the window GGCCGGACAGCGGCATGAACTTCTGGAGACGCTCCTTCACCCAGTCCTTCACCTGCGGAGGCGGGCGTCAGGCGGTGGGCGACGGCGTGACGCCCGGGGCGACCACCTTACCTTATCCTCGCCCACGGCGCCGAGGATTCCCGCCACCACcaggaggatgaagatgagcAGGAGGCTGGCAAAGAACTGCGCGGAAAGGAGGCGTCAATCTCGTGGCGGCCAGACCCACCCCACCTTGGTTGGGCCTTCTCCTCACCAGGATCAGCATGCATCGGTTCTCCTTGATGGCGCCGCAGCAGCCCAGGAAGCCCAACACCATGATGATGACGCCCACGGCGATCAGCAAGTCGATGCCCGGGAGCGACTCGTCGGTGATCTGAGGCCACGGCATGGACGTAAGACGGCGTCTtccaagcttttttttattttgttactcACCGAGTTGCCGTCCTTGTTGACTTTCAGGTAGATGGACACGCCCAGGATGATGCAGCCGCTCAGCTACGCaaatcataaaaacaaaaagacaaaaccgGCCGGTGAATTACACACGCAGGGATTGGCCTGTGGCgccatgtcaaaaaaaaaaaaaacagctagcGTAGTAGCTAACCGCCGGCCGCCAATGATCCCTCATCAATGTTTTATTCAATACGACGACCGAAGGCCGAATGAGCGGACTTTGCTAGCCCTTCCGCTCTGaagggattggacgcctattacCGTGGAGGACGCCACACCGGGCCAAAGCTGGCCCCCGAGGGTACGTTTTTTTGTCTGTCGCGCTGGTGTCGCTCGCATAGCAAAAGAGTGACAAAGTCACCACCTGGGCCAGAAAAGGCCCCGCCCTGAAAGCGGCACCCAGGTGAGGCCCGACAAACCCGTTCTGAGCACAAAGAAACTTCCTTGCGCTGGTATCGAGCTCAAATTCGAATCTCTCAAAGCGCTAAAAGAGACGGGCAAATGGTCAAAAGGCGAAAGAGAAAAGGCTGAATGTTGACTACGCCACAGGATGGAAAtaaggggatgggggggggggtggctgtGCTTGTAAAGGGCAGGGAGAAGATGGAAAAAGTAGTACAAGCAATACATTTGAAAGTAATGTAAAGGCAAAACGAGTTTTTGTTCTCACCCAGAAGAGTAAATTGAAGATGAAGAGCAAATACTTGATACACTTATTGACAGCCATCTTGCTTTTGTCGTCGTCTGTCTTTCTGGcgttctttcttcttcttctcttcttcttttctttccccCAACACGCTCTACCTGTTTGAGCAGGCCACGCCCTTTCTCCGGTCTCCACCTATAACATGTCATCACCTAGCAGATGATTGACAGCGGCCGCAAACGCCTCCCGTGAGCTGGTGAGGAAGCGCTTTGTCCATTAGAGGGCGCTCGTTGTACAGAGCAACATCAGCACAAAGACGTGTTGTTTCCATCTTTTCATCCTCGCTTTATCCTGTAATATAATAACCAAAGAGCGtttcattattcatttgtataaatatgaacatgtttttgcatttttttcacgcTCTACTTTTGTCGCCATGACAACTGACTTTCACTTTCTTTTTGTCCTGAGCATCGGGGCGAAGACGAAGATGCAGAGTTGCGCGTGCGCGCGGCTGGCTCCTGGGCGGGGCTTGTCTTCCGCCCCTCCGTCGGTCGGTCCGTCCGTCGGGGAGTCCATCGTAGCATCTTCTCGTCTGGTGCCTCGAAGGAACCCGCAACAGGGGCGGTTCCGTTCGGTTCCGCTCGGCTCCGCTCGGTTCCGCTCCGAACTCGAACCTCGACCGACGAAGACTACGAAGATGacaatgaggatgaagatgcGACGCCAAGACTAACAGCGGACAAGAAAGGCGCttccacgcacacacacgcgcgcgtgCACACGGGCAGCCGCCATTGTCTGGTCGCGCACGCGCGCCACGATGCTCCCGTCCCGGCTCGTGCTCGCGGCCCAGCTGCTCGCTTCGGTGCAGGTAGGACTTTCAAACAAACGGCTGGCTGGGTGCAATTGTCTGTCGACAAAAATGCGGGACGCgcgcgcgcgtgcgtgcgtgcaaaGTGGGTCAGTCCGTCGGCCCGACCGACCGAACGTGCGCGCCCCGCCAGCTGGGGCGCGCGCGTGCATGTGCGCGACGCCTTCACTCAGCATCTGTGCTGACTTGTGAGCTCACAGTTGTTTGGGATTGGTCACGTGGGACCTGTCCATCCGTGTGATTGGTCTTTGAGTTCACCTGTCGTCACCCAGATTGCCggtgtgtgacccaggtgtttggGATTGAATCTCGACCAATCCATTGAACCAGAGTGACGTCTTTGGCTGGCGCTCTCCACGAGGGACGTCCAATCGCGGGCCTTCCTTTAAACGAACAAATTGAGTTTGTCGCTGGTAAAGGTCCGATCCGTTCGAAGCGGAAGAAGTGGAAAGGGGGTGATCCTCAAACGGATTGGCCGACATTGAATGGCGAGCAGTTCTTTGCCCAAATGGAGCAGTCTCTGGCCAGCAAAGCGTCCAATCCTGGCCTAAATAACACTCTAAAGATGATTTCACAGCATTCTGCTGGATGGGGTGGAGCTAATGAACGAATGCACCAGCAGCAGAAGCGGAAGAAAGGGCTCCAAAAAAGCAACACGGCCAAGCCAGAGAGCCCAGATTAGCATGAGCGCCGTTAGCTACATTAGCATTCAAGCGGCCTTGGGGGCCCCCGGCGGGGTCTccttgtctgtctgtccgtgtccATGGAGATGCTGGAATGTGACACACTTAATGAGCATCTCCTTTCATCTCTGTTGCCGTGGCGACGCATGCAGCAGCCTTCTCTCCCCGGCGCTTTTTTTGTCTGGCTTTTATTCCTCCGCTTGCCTGGAAGGGAACTCACGTGGGCCTTCCCTTCCCGGTGAGGGGGTGTCGTGACCCTACAGACGAGGGTGGATGTCCATGTCAAAGTGcattcaaaagcaaaaaaaaaaagaggctcaTGACAAACTCTTTCCGTCTCTATAGACAGACACTGTTAGCAAGATGCTAACCCTAACACGTTGATCTTCCTCTGGCCGGCAGATACCCTTCCGCCCATGAGTTTATCATAAGAGGATGTTATCTGCCAGCCCTCTCGTTTACAATAGATTGGACGTTCATCACAaccattggggggggggggggcgttggGTGGGGACAGGCAGGAGAAGGGGGGAGCCGTAATACGCCGTGTCTGTCGTCGCGTGACGGGCGGAGACGCCAGACAAAGGAGAAATTGAGCGGTGAAGGCCCTCGTGCCTCGCGCCGACCTCCACACCCCTGACAGACTTTGTCCCGGCGTGGCCGCCGCGGGAGAGCGCGTGACGGCCTTTTGGTACGGCGGGAGAGCCGCCGAGGACGGCCCGTCTTCCATTTTCTCtccgctggctggctggctggggAGGTCACGCGTTGAAGGCGGATccagctttttctttttctgggtCAGGCCGTAAAGGACAATGAGGCCAGTGTGTGGGACGGAGGAGACACGGCGTGGAAAAGGCCGCACGCTGACGGCTTTCTCTCTCTGGCTTCTTCTTTGAGCCCTCGCTTAGATTCAAGAGAATTGCCACGGAGGAGCCTGGGACACGGACAgaaaaaatagtacaaaaataCATCAACTTCCATTTCAAAAGCCACTATTCGTATACATACAAATGAGGGGGGCAGGGCCCGTTTATCGCCATCTAGATATCACCGTTAGTTTCATCGATATATTTACCCAGATCGTGACGGCGGCGGTGGCTTTTTTGTACTTCCAGGTCAGCCTGGCTTTCCGGGCGCACCTGAGCGACAGCGGGCAAATCCAGGCCACCCTGGAGGACTCGGACCTCCGTCAGAACGTCTCGGGGTACGCGGCGCGGATCTCCGGCGAGGCCCGGCCCAGCGTGATCCCGTTGGGGGGGCCCGGCCGGCCCTCGCTCTTCAACGCCTCCGTCCACGGCCTGTGCTACAGCGTGGGACTGCTTCTCCGGCGAGGAACGTCGTGGTCCGGGCCCGTCCAGACCGTGCTGGTCCTCACCAGTGAGTGGACGTGCCTGTGGTGGCAAAAGAATGAGAACAGATGTCAAATACTACAATGAGGGTGTCTTTCCCCACGCCGCCGCCCCCCAGAACCGCTTCCCGTGAGCAGCGTGCAGATCTCCGACTACGGGGAGTCCCCGGAAAGCGCGGCGGCGGTCTTCCAGATCCAAACTCCCGTCGGAAACGTCTTCAGTCGGGTCAACATTAGCTACAGCGAAGGCAGCGAGAGGCACTCCATCCTTTACAAAGGTGAGCCCCCAAAAAAACGCCACAAAAATGGCGATCCACCAGCTCAGACGTCCGGTCCGCTCTCCCAGACTTCCACCGGGGCAAGACGGTGTTCAAGCACTGGCTGCCGGGCATGTGCTACCGCAACATCACTTTCCAGCTGGTCTCCGAGGCCGGCGTCTCCCAGACGGCGTTGAGGGCGCACAGCGACGTCACTCACGTGCCCCTGCGTCACAGGACGGGTACCAAAGTCCGACGGGGGGGTGTTTGAACTTTTGCTCCGGTTTGGACAACCCCAATCTCGACGGAGTGGCTTTTCCCTTGAGACTTCGTCTTTGTGCGCAGCGCCCAATCCGCCCCTGGACATCTCCTGGAAGGTGGTCAACCTGAGCCCCGGCCCCACGCGGGAAAGCCGCCGGCTTTTGCGCTCGGTCCCACccgcggaggaggaggagacggcGGCCTCGGCCGAGGAACCGCCCCTGGGCTCCGGCCCCGCCCCCCGGCGCCCCGTGGACGGGGAGGACGAGTTCGTCAACGGCGAAGCGCCCGACTTTGTCAACGGCGACTTCGGGGGCTCCGGCGACGCGGGCTCGGCCCTCCAGGTGGAGGAGTCTCTGCACCTGGCCGCCAAGATGCTGCCCGTCCTGCTGGAGGTGCGCTGGTTGCCCCCACGGGCGCCCACCAGCTACGACGGCTTCAACGTCTACATCTCCCGAGATGGtacggccgccgccgccttcccGGGGAAGTCCGGGACTGATTTCCATGCACTTAGGCAACGCCACACAGACGGCCAGCGTGGACCAAAGCACGGACGAGTTCTTCGCCGAGTTGACCGAGGCGGGCACCTACGGCGTCAGGGTGGCCACGCTGAGCGCGGCGGGAGAGTGCGAGGCCAAAGAGAGCGCCGCCACCCTTGACTCCGCCTTCTCCTTCTACCTGGGTGAGTCACGGGGAGATGTTTTTTGTGGGAGCCAGAGGTCACGGGCGCCATCCTCCCCAGGACCCGACGGCCGTCCCCTGAGCGAGCCGCGGCAGCGTCCCCGCGCCGTCAGCGTGCGCCTGCTGGACTCCAGCACGGCGGCCGTGTCCTGGGCGCCGTCGGCGGAGAAGCACGACGGCAGCGTGGTGTCGGTGGTGTCCACCACCTGCCTGAAGCCCGGTCCCGGCCAGAGGATGGAGAGCAACTACTGCGCCGAGGTGACGCTCGCCGTCGGGTGTCACGGCGGGAGCCGACTTGACCCCGGCCGTCTGGTCGCAGGAGAACTCCACGGGCAACGTCATCGACAACCTGACGCCCGGGGCTCAGTACCGGATGGTGGTCTACCACACCAACGGACCTCTCGTCAGTCCGCCCTCGGAAGCCGTCGTCGTGGACATCGGTGAGGAGCGGCGACCACGGGTGGGAAAGTGCGTCCCTCCGTCCTAGCCTTTTGTCCCTTTCGTCCCGCAGAGCCCACGGGGGTCCGAGAGCTGAGCGTGTACCCGCTGGGCCCCACGGCGGTCATCTTGAGCTGGCGGCGTCCCTTTCACGTGACCTTCCGCAAGTACGTCCTCCAGACCTTCTTCTTCAACCCGGTCACCCTGAGCTCCGAGTGGAACACCTACTAC containing:
- the LOC144181010 gene encoding tetraspanin-8-like yields the protein MAVNKCIKYLLFIFNLLFWLSGCIILGVSIYLKVNKDGNSITDESLPGIDLLIAVGVIIMVLGFLGCCGAIKENRCMLILFFASLLLIFILLVVAGILGAVGEDKVKDWVKERLQKFMPLSGQTEQVRMDLEKLQEELKCCGLVNGYQDWVTVPASCKCTATEPDCGANGYFSTSCSRQIIQLMEKHMEVVVGIAFAIAILLIAGMVFSMMLYCQIGKRDGATTA